AATCAAAACAAGCCAACTATCTTTCCGTCTTTGTCAATATCCACCTTCTCTCCGGCAGGATGCGTCGGCAGACCGGGCATGGTCCTTATGTCACCGCACAACGCGTATAGAAAACCCGCGCCTGCGGAAAGCCTGATGTCTTTTACAGGAAGCCGGAAGCCGCCCGGCGCGCCTTTCAGCGCGGGATCGTGGGACAGTGAAAGATGTGTCTTTGCCATGCATACGGGCAGATTCCCGTAGCCCCATGAGGTGAATTTCTTTATCTTTGCCGTGACGGACGGGTAAAATTCAACGTCTTTGGCGCCGTATATCTTTGTCGCCACCGCAGTTATTTTTTCCTCCACCGTAGCTTCAAGCGGATACAGGAATTTAAAATCACTTTTTTCTTCGCAGGCGGCGGCGACTTTCCCGGCAAGGTCACGCCCGCCTTCACCGCCCTTTTCCCAGACTTCGCTCACGGCAACATCAAAAGCCCCGAATTCCTTCGCCCGCTTTTCAACGAGAGCGATCTCGTTTTTGGTGTCATTGGAAAACACGTTCACCGCCACAACACACGGCACACCGAAAAGGTTCGCGTTCTCTATCTGCTTCTTCAGGTTGCAGAGCCCCTCGTCAAGAGATTTCAAATCCTCTTTTATCAGCCCGGCAGGCATAGGTTTGCCGGGTTTGACTTCAAACTTGCCCGAATGCATCTTCAGCGCCCTGATCGTGGCGACCATCACGACGCAGTCGGGTTTGATACCGGAATAGCGGGTCTTTATATTCATGAATTTTTCCATACCGCAGTCCGCGCCGAAGCCGCTTTCGGTTACGACATAATCAAAAAGTTTTGTGGCCATCATGTCGGCAAGGATGGAAGAATTTCCGTGCGCTATGTTTGCAAAAGGGCCGGCGTGCACAAAAGCGGGCGTGTTTTCGGTCGTCTGGAGAAGCGTGGGTTTGAGAGCGTCTTTCATAAGAACCGTCATTGCGCCCGCGACTTTTATGTCTTCAGCCGTTACGGGCTCGCCTTTGCTGTTTTCCGCGAGAACTATCCTTCCCAGTCTTTCCCTTATGTCCTTGAGCGATGTCGTGAGAGCCAGGATCGCCATCACCTCGGAAGCGACGGTTATATCAAAACCTGTCTCCCTCGG
This region of Candidatus Omnitrophota bacterium genomic DNA includes:
- a CDS encoding formate--tetrahydrofolate ligase; the protein is MKSDLEIAPSCKIEPIEKIAEKAGISRKYLELHGDYKAKIKLEILDELKDKPSGKYIDVTAITPTPLGEGKTVSTIGLSLGLNKIGKKACTCIRQPSLGPVFGIKGGAAGGGYSQVLPMEDFNLHLTGDVHAVSIAHNLCSAFLDNTILKGNPLDIDPQTILWRRVMDISDRFLRKIVIGLGGKIDGLPRETGFDITVASEVMAILALTTSLKDIRERLGRIVLAENSKGEPVTAEDIKVAGAMTVLMKDALKPTLLQTTENTPAFVHAGPFANIAHGNSSILADMMATKLFDYVVTESGFGADCGMEKFMNIKTRYSGIKPDCVVMVATIRALKMHSGKFEVKPGKPMPAGLIKEDLKSLDEGLCNLKKQIENANLFGVPCVVAVNVFSNDTKNEIALVEKRAKEFGAFDVAVSEVWEKGGEGGRDLAGKVAAACEEKSDFKFLYPLEATVEEKITAVATKIYGAKDVEFYPSVTAKIKKFTSWGYGNLPVCMAKTHLSLSHDPALKGAPGGFRLPVKDIRLSAGAGFLYALCGDIRTMPGLPTHPAGEKVDIDKDGKIVGLF